Proteins found in one Colletes latitarsis isolate SP2378_abdomen chromosome 8, iyColLati1, whole genome shotgun sequence genomic segment:
- the LOC143344777 gene encoding uncharacterized protein LOC143344777 isoform X4, with protein MKGQLSQPIYSRVTCSRLLGKICTRFDSAMIQKEVLPTVHSLCQDVNSEVRASICLQLRFVAEGLGAESVKPALLPSLVELASDEESNVRCTSVQTIVYLLPHLQEDTIKTTIVPLVKKLCENAMKSDDNVICIIAQEFGKLVLGLEKCLLPTEKAWFLKYFQQLAQMGIVSMKKESKPHLLFMTSNPAEDEKYMECRRCCAFNLPAMFLFVSNSSDDTDALLLTFNALVNDHYYMVRRTVASGIHEVAKILGPKSGRIKLDLIKLLKDDSKEVLQGLVPHIGLLLDCLAESQTIGVDRMDSTLMEIGRALIICEVEISSTRNWRLAVLMHSQLEIIVKYFPSDFIYSNFVPMVFFRILHARPIPVRLAAGTLYLFLLRYNMKPTQRVELRSRLYTELANSPDCYVRMMFVRMMVEALEIFSSVYFKEHFFNVLLNMAEDPVANIRIKVVSLLPQLKSLLWIPTDKKLLTALETTIGHLMNSEKDRDVIAVLATVVRKLNEMKLKYDGQTPASKHTKQDIEDTRKLEEEKRLSGLTPGKSSSGGTAMKKGAWRRTPDNPGKTIPPTSSKEGTGSPRHSSEGTRGRIQLTHPWERLGHTNSNASTTHANFESGPCHDFLMQKMQQNRSKLASLPLIVWPDSCECNYEEENNVHSCPPSDYATSVFLAFMRENRRKSQQNSLLTRDYAREFSTNIASKDTATARTFSSAPNLAMLRALTKAAHYNSCWPCSSMPEIPVMLSDDEFLVDAGIRIPAQFSSQSMSKIPHLQDSVFAKRRGSFNFDRSRSVGMNFDKGKPKRNSSVEYEDCMKRRTNGADQSNNGRTSMDCEDDLRLVKESQQLGKKDTVYIGPMMRSRFGFGVNQERSIEEKIKRNSLILDKDKPKILQSKCALDRTKRHSASFDKGKPKRNSSIEYEDDMKRRTNGINQPKDLRTSIDYEDGLRLGKDDQQLDTKDSSMYLGSLVRSRFGFVNQERSMDEKIKRNSLVLDKDKPKLVHTKCTLDRTKRHSANFSLKQTDSKDIKPNLKCHSLEVVDYVPSERLGRALRRYSTLDVNHNQGLSKIPLRSFVPRSRTAPATRASSPVHIDKLCRMPFWES; from the exons ATGAAAGGACAATTATCACAACCTATCTACTCCAGGGTAACGTGCAGCAGGTTACTAGGAAAAATTTGTACAAGATTCGATTCTGCTAT GATACAGAAGGAAGTTCTACCAACGGTACATTCCCTCTGTCAGGATGTAAATAGCGAAGTACGAGCTAGTATCTGCTTGCAGCTACGTTTTGTTGCTGAAGGCCTTGGTGCTGAGTCTGTAAAACCTGCTTTGTTACCGTCTCTCGTAGAATTAGCAAGCGACGAAGAAAGCAATGTAAGATGCACCTCTGTACAGACAATAGTGTACTTGCTACCTCATCTTCAAGAAG ATACAATAAAAACTACCATAGTGCcacttgttaaaaaattatgtgaAAATGCAATGAAATCGGACGATAATGTGATATGCATTATTGCCCAGGAGTTTGGAAAACTCGTACTTGGTTTGGAAA aatgctTATTACCCACGGAAAAAGCAtggtttttaaaatattttcaacaacTTGCGCAAATGGGTATTGTCTCGATGAAAAAAGAGTCCAAACCTCACCTTCTGTTT ATGACTAGTAATCCAGCCGAAGATGAGAAATATATGGAATGCAGAAGGTGTTGCGCTTTTAATCTACCCGCAATGTTTCTTTTTGTATCAAATTCGTCGGACGACACGGACGCATTACTTCTTACATTTAACGCGTTAGTGAACGATCACTATTACATGGTTAGAAGAACTGTAGCAAGTGGAATTCATGAA GTGGCTAAGATATTGGGTCCAAAGAGCGGTCGAATAAAATTAGacctaataaaattattaaaggaTGATTCGAAAGAAGTTCTACAAGGTTTAGTTCCTCACATAGGATTACTGCTTGATTGTTTAGCTGAAAGTCAAACTATCGGAGTAGATAGGATG GATTCTACTCTAATGGAAATTGGCAGAGCATTAATAATATGTGAAGTAGAAATATCATCTACACGTAATTGGAGGCTAGCGGTATTAATGCATTCACAGCTCGAAATAATAGTTAAATACTTTCCAAGTGATTTTATATATTCAAATTTTGTGCCAATGGTTTTTTTCAGAATATTACATGCT aggccaaTACCTGTACGTCTTGCCGCGGGAACGTTATACCTTTTTCTTTTACGTTATAACATGAAACCTACTCAAAGGGTAGAACTTCGAAGCAGGTTATACACAGAGTTGGCTAATAGTCCTGACTGTTACGTGAGAATGATGTTTGTTCGTATGATGGTAGAGGCCTTAGAAATTTTCTCTTCCGTATATTTCAAGGAACACTTTTTCAACGTTTTATTGAACATGGCTGAAGATCCTGTAGCTAACATTAGAATTAAAGTAGTTTCCTTGTTGCCTCAATTGAAAAGCCTGTTATGGATACCGacggataaaaaattattaacggcgTTAGAGACGACTATAGGACATTTAATGAACAGCGAAAAGGATAGAGACGTAATTGCTGTGTTAGCAACTGTTGTGCGGAAATTGAACGAGATGAAACTTAAATACGATGGCCAAACT CCAGCGAGTAAACACACGAAGCAAGATATTGAGGATACTAGGAAATTAGAAGAAGAGAAAAGATTATCAGGACTGACGCCTGGAAAATCTTCGTCCGGAGGAACTGCAATGAAAAAGG GTGCATGGCGACGAACACCGGATAATCCAGGGAAAACAAT ACCGCCGACGTCATCAAAGG AAGGTACTGGATCTCCTCGTCACTCGAGCGAAGGAACAAGAGGAAG AATTCAACTAACACATCCTTGGGAAAGACTAGGTCATACTAACTCGAATGCTAGTACGACCCATGCTAACTTTGAGAGTGGACCATGTCACGATTTTCTGATGCAAAAGATGCAACAAAATCGCTCGAAATTGGCCTCGTTGCCGTTGATAGTATGGCCGGATTCGTGCGAGTGCAACTACGAGGAGGAGAACAATGTCCATTCTTGTCCCCCGTCCGACTACGCTACATCCGTTTTCCTGGCGTTCATGAGAGAAAATCGACGAAAGTCGCAGCAAAATTCCCTACTAACCCGAGACTATGCGCGTGAATTCTCCACTAACATCGCTAGCAAGGACACTGCCACTGCGAGAACGTTTTCCAGTGCTCCTAATCTGGCTATGCTTAGAGCACTGACCAAAGCGGCTCACTATAACTCTTGTTGGCCCTGTAGCTCGATGCCGGAGATACCGGTGATGCTGTCGGACGACGAGTTCCTCGTGGACGCCGGTATCCGGATACCTGCGCAATTTTCTTCGCAAAGCATGTCCAAGATACCGCATCTGCAGGATTCAGTCTTCGCAAAGAGAAGGGGTTCGTTCAATTTTGACCGTTCGCGTAGCGTTGGCATGAACTTTGACAAAGGGAAACCCAAGAGGAATTCGTCCGTCGAGTACGAAGATTGCATGAAACGGAGAACCAATGGTGCTGATCAATCGAACAACGGAAGGACATCGATGGACTGCGAAGATGACTTGAGATTGGTGAAGGAGAGTCAACAGTTGGGCAAAAAGGACACGGTGTACATCGGACCAATGATGAGGTCGAGATTCGGGTTTGGTGTAAATCAGGAGCGATCGATAGAGGAGAAGATAAAACGGAACTCACTAATATTGGATAAGGACAAGCCGAAGATTTTGCAGTCAAAGTGCGCGCTGGATAGGACTAAGCGGCATTCTGCGAGTTTCGATAAGGGAAAGCCTAAGAGAAACTCGTCGATCGAGTACGAGGATGACATGAAACGTAGAACGAACGGAATTAACCAGCCGAAGGATCTCAGGACCTCGATCGACTACGAAGACGGGTTAAGACTGGGGAAAGATGATCAACAACTGGATACGAAGGATTCGTCGATGTACCTCGGGTCTCTGGTTAGGTCGAGGTTCGGGTTTGTCAATCAAGAAAGATCGATGGACGAGAAGATAAAACGAAACTCGTTGGTGTTGGACAAGGATAAGCCGAAGCTCGTGCACACCAAATGCACGCTAGATAGGACTAAACGACACTCCGCGAACTTTAGCTTAAAGCAGACGGACTCGAAGGATATTAAACCCAATTTGAAATGTCATAGCTTAGAAGTGGTCGATTACGTGCCAAGCGAACGCCTCGGCAGGGCCCTTAGGCGGTATTCAACCTTGGACGTGAATCATAATCAGGGACTTAGCAAAATACCCTTAAGGAGTTTTGTACCTCGTAGTAGAACCGCTCCAGCTACCAGAGCATCGAGCCCGGTACACATAGACAAGCTGTGTCGAATGCCGTTTTGGGAATCCTAG